One genomic segment of Burkholderiaceae bacterium includes these proteins:
- a CDS encoding glutathione S-transferase has product MTSALTLYTHPWSRGRVTRWMLEETGLPYATEVLQYGSTMKAPAYRAINPMGKVPAIKHGDTVVTENAAILMYLADLVPGKHLAPAAGTPERGPYYRWIAFMGPLEALLTAKSAGQLAKPEQAGYGTEADVLDTLEGALRGRDHLAGNTFTAADLFVAAAIGFYLQFKAIEPRAEFVRFAQLHAQRPAALRANAIDDELAAALQKTAG; this is encoded by the coding sequence ATGACCTCTGCCCTCACCCTCTACACCCACCCCTGGTCGCGCGGCCGTGTCACGCGCTGGATGCTGGAAGAAACCGGCCTGCCCTACGCCACCGAGGTGCTGCAGTACGGCAGCACCATGAAGGCGCCGGCCTACCGCGCCATCAACCCCATGGGCAAGGTGCCCGCCATCAAGCACGGCGACACGGTGGTGACGGAGAACGCCGCCATCCTGATGTACCTGGCCGACCTGGTGCCCGGCAAGCACCTGGCCCCCGCCGCCGGCACGCCCGAGCGCGGCCCCTACTACCGCTGGATCGCCTTCATGGGGCCGCTGGAGGCCCTGCTCACCGCCAAGAGCGCCGGCCAACTCGCCAAGCCCGAGCAGGCCGGCTACGGCACCGAGGCCGACGTGCTGGACACGCTGGAGGGCGCGCTGCGCGGGCGCGATCATCTGGCGGGCAATACGTTCACCGCGGCCGATCTGTTCGTGGCCGCCGCGATCGGCTTTTACCTGCAGTTCAAGGCGATCGAGCCGCGCGCCGAGTTCGTGCGCTTTGCGCAGCTGCACGCCCAGCGCCCGGCCGCGCTGCGCGCCAACGCGATCGACGACGAGCTGGCCGCCGCGCTGCAGAAGACGGCCGGCTGA
- a CDS encoding DUF4139 domain-containing protein: protein MPPHHLSRPLAVAALALAALAPAHAQTAAPRAEGASRISAVKLYPGSATVERVLRVAPGARQATFDCLPAALDAASLQVSAASGIRVGELAVRQQARELRGGACASPLDERIRALQDQIAGLQAESSGIDLATGYFKSFGQPGDGPRAGAATPAQIAATAQALRQGGQDALARQHQLARQQEQLERELKPLLAERERSTSAHARVSTVQVTLAAPQGGELRLSYAVRGPGWQPGYRATLDSAAKKLRLERLAQVAQSTGEDWDGVAITLSTGQPGAATQGPLPRPWRVGVQPPQAEAVPAPVMAAPAAAPLLRAAPAAKSAAEADADEPRFDVSVFQGSFATEFAVPQRVTVPSSGQQVTLALGEQALDTELLVRATPALDAHAYLIARLATPPGVWPAGALQLYRDGAFVGSGRFDAERSTREGLAFGRDELVSVRSERPEQQQGTGGFIGTRHQRTDERRYTVHNRHATPIQLQVLDAAPVPEHEDVKVESHYQPAPQTERWHDEPGTVAWEQPLAAGATQGFSATHRISWPKDERLRERR from the coding sequence ATGCCCCCCCATCATCTTTCTCGCCCGCTGGCCGTCGCCGCGCTGGCCCTGGCTGCGCTGGCCCCCGCGCACGCCCAGACCGCCGCGCCGCGCGCCGAGGGCGCCTCGCGCATCAGCGCCGTCAAGCTCTACCCCGGCAGCGCCACCGTCGAGCGCGTGCTGCGCGTGGCGCCGGGCGCGCGCCAGGCCACGTTCGACTGCCTGCCCGCCGCGCTGGACGCCGCCAGCCTGCAGGTCAGCGCCGCCAGCGGGATCCGCGTGGGCGAGCTGGCGGTGCGCCAGCAAGCGCGCGAGCTGCGGGGCGGCGCCTGCGCCAGCCCGCTGGACGAGCGCATCCGCGCCCTGCAGGACCAGATCGCCGGCCTGCAGGCCGAAAGCAGCGGCATCGACCTGGCCACCGGCTACTTCAAGAGCTTTGGCCAGCCCGGCGACGGCCCGCGCGCCGGCGCCGCCACCCCGGCCCAGATCGCCGCCACCGCGCAGGCGCTGCGCCAGGGCGGGCAGGACGCGCTGGCACGCCAGCACCAGCTGGCGCGCCAGCAGGAGCAGCTGGAGCGCGAGCTGAAACCCCTGCTGGCCGAGCGCGAGCGCAGCACCAGCGCGCACGCGCGCGTCAGCACGGTGCAGGTGACGCTGGCCGCGCCGCAGGGCGGCGAGCTGCGCCTGAGCTACGCCGTGCGCGGCCCCGGCTGGCAGCCCGGCTACCGCGCCACGCTGGACAGCGCCGCCAAAAAGCTGCGTCTGGAGCGCCTGGCGCAGGTGGCGCAAAGCACGGGCGAGGACTGGGACGGCGTGGCCATCACCCTGTCCACCGGCCAGCCCGGCGCCGCCACGCAGGGGCCGCTGCCCCGGCCCTGGCGCGTGGGCGTGCAGCCGCCCCAGGCCGAGGCCGTGCCGGCCCCGGTCATGGCCGCGCCGGCCGCCGCGCCATTGCTGCGCGCCGCCCCAGCCGCCAAGTCGGCGGCCGAGGCGGACGCCGACGAGCCGCGCTTCGACGTCAGCGTGTTCCAGGGCAGCTTCGCCACCGAATTTGCCGTGCCCCAGCGCGTGACGGTGCCCTCCAGCGGGCAGCAGGTCACGCTGGCGCTGGGCGAGCAGGCGCTGGACACCGAGCTGCTGGTGCGCGCCACGCCGGCGCTGGACGCCCACGCCTACCTGATCGCCCGCCTGGCCACCCCGCCCGGCGTGTGGCCCGCCGGCGCGCTGCAGCTGTACCGCGACGGCGCCTTCGTCGGCAGCGGGCGCTTCGACGCCGAGCGCAGCACGCGCGAGGGCCTGGCCTTCGGCCGCGACGAGCTGGTGAGCGTGCGCAGCGAGCGCCCCGAGCAGCAGCAGGGCACGGGCGGCTTCATCGGCACGCGCCACCAGCGCACCGACGAGCGCCGCTACACCGTGCACAACCGCCACGCCACCCCCATCCAGCTGCAGGTGCTGGACGCCGCGCCGGTGCCCGAGCATGAGGACGTGAAGGTCGAGTCGCACTACCAGCCCGCGCCGCAGACCGAGCGCTGGCACGACGAGCCCGGCACCGTGGCCTGGGAGCAGCCGCTGGCCGCCGGCGCCACGCAGGGCTTCAGCGCCACGCACCGCATCAGCTGGCCCAAGGACGAGCGGCTGCGGGAGCGGCGATGA
- a CDS encoding phosphatidylglycerophosphatase A — MSLSDRPRGDVSDVTPRPLPPRPDAADDAAPAPAAAPTPPPRIEAPPQRPGVRFLRAHPAHWIGLGFGSGLSPVAPGTVGTLWAWLAWAVLGLWLTPAQLGWLLAVSLPLAWWACAVSADHLNVADPSAVVADEVVAFWLVLWLVLPASFWAQLAAFALFRFFDAVKPGPVGWADRLLHGARGWRGGFGIVLDDLVAAGCTLLVIALVRVP; from the coding sequence ATGAGCCTGTCCGACCGTCCGCGCGGCGACGTCAGCGACGTCACCCCGCGCCCGCTGCCGCCACGCCCCGACGCCGCCGACGACGCAGCACCCGCGCCGGCGGCCGCGCCCACGCCGCCCCCGCGCATCGAGGCCCCGCCGCAGCGCCCCGGCGTGCGCTTTCTGCGCGCCCATCCGGCGCACTGGATCGGGCTGGGCTTCGGCTCGGGCCTGTCGCCGGTGGCGCCGGGCACGGTGGGCACGCTGTGGGCCTGGCTGGCCTGGGCGGTGCTGGGCCTGTGGCTGACGCCCGCACAGCTGGGCTGGCTGCTGGCCGTGTCGCTGCCGCTGGCCTGGTGGGCCTGTGCCGTCAGCGCCGACCACCTGAACGTGGCCGACCCCAGCGCCGTGGTGGCCGACGAGGTCGTTGCCTTCTGGCTCGTCCTGTGGCTGGTGCTGCCGGCCAGCTTCTGGGCGCAGCTGGCGGCGTTTGCGCTGTTTCGCTTCTTCGACGCCGTCAAGCCCGGTCCGGTGGGCTGGGCCGACCGCCTGCTGCACGGCGCGCGCGGCTGGCGCGGCGGCTTCGGCATCGTGCTGGACGACCTGGTGGCCGCCGGCTGCACCTTGCTGGTGATCGCCCTGGTGCGTGTGCCATGA
- a CDS encoding CinA family protein produces the protein MTGSLSNQELLAQDAGRSTAEIVEELAAALLARGWLLATAESCTGGLIAGACTDLAGSSHWFERGFVTYSNAAKTELLGVPAELIARHGAVSEPVARAMARGAVAHARAQVAVAVTGVAGPGGGSADKPVGTVWFGWQLPGRTETECRRFDGDRAAVRAQTVAHALAGLVRRIAAG, from the coding sequence ATGACCGGATCGCTATCAAATCAAGAGCTGCTTGCGCAGGATGCAGGCCGGTCAACGGCCGAAATCGTTGAAGAACTGGCCGCGGCCCTGCTGGCGCGCGGCTGGCTGCTGGCCACCGCCGAAAGCTGCACCGGCGGCCTGATCGCGGGTGCCTGCACCGACCTGGCGGGCTCCAGCCACTGGTTCGAACGCGGCTTCGTCACCTACAGCAACGCCGCCAAGACCGAGCTGCTGGGCGTGCCGGCCGAGCTGATCGCCCGGCACGGCGCGGTCAGCGAGCCGGTGGCGCGCGCGATGGCGCGCGGCGCCGTGGCGCACGCCCGCGCGCAGGTCGCCGTGGCCGTCACCGGCGTGGCCGGGCCCGGCGGCGGCAGCGCCGACAAGCCGGTGGGCACCGTGTGGTTCGGCTGGCAGCTGCCGGGTCGCACCGAGACCGAATGCCGGCGCTTTGACGGCGACCGCGCCGCCGTGCGCGCGCAAACCGTGGCGCATGCGCTGGCGGGGCTGGTGCGGCGGATCGCGGCGGGCTAA
- a CDS encoding YafY family transcriptional regulator has product MASRAARLLQLLDTLRRRRTPAPGALLARELGVTLRTLYRDVATLREQGAAIAGEPGVGYVLRPGFLLPPLMFSADELEALLLGARWVSLQADPELARAADGALTRIASTLPADARLGLETSGLMVPQSGTPAAPEPWLPALRRAIRDERKVVLQYRDADGQATRRTVWPFAMGFFQQSRMLAAWCELRQDFRHFRADRVLHLHPTDAPLPERRHALIRRWKAQLHTHPTADRN; this is encoded by the coding sequence ATGGCCTCGCGCGCCGCCCGCCTGCTGCAACTGCTGGACACCCTGCGCCGGCGCCGCACCCCCGCGCCCGGCGCCCTGCTGGCGCGCGAGCTGGGCGTGACCCTGCGCACCCTGTACCGCGACGTCGCCACCCTGCGCGAGCAGGGCGCCGCCATCGCCGGCGAGCCGGGCGTGGGCTACGTGCTGCGGCCGGGCTTTCTGCTGCCGCCGCTGATGTTCAGCGCCGACGAGCTGGAAGCCCTGCTGCTGGGCGCGCGCTGGGTCAGCCTGCAGGCCGACCCCGAGCTGGCCCGGGCCGCCGACGGCGCGCTGACCCGCATCGCCAGCACCCTGCCGGCCGATGCGCGCCTGGGCCTGGAAACCAGCGGCCTGATGGTGCCGCAGTCCGGCACGCCGGCGGCGCCCGAGCCCTGGCTGCCCGCGCTGCGCCGCGCCATCCGCGACGAGCGCAAGGTGGTGCTGCAGTACCGCGACGCCGACGGGCAGGCCACGCGCCGCACCGTGTGGCCGTTTGCCATGGGCTTTTTCCAGCAGTCGCGCATGCTGGCCGCCTGGTGCGAGCTGCGCCAGGACTTTCGCCACTTCCGCGCCGACCGCGTGCTGCACCTGCACCCCACCGACGCGCCGCTGCCCGAGCGCCGGCACGCGCTGATCCGGCGCTGGAAGGCCCAGTTGCACACCCATCCCACTGCTGACAGAAACTGA